In Persicimonas caeni, a single window of DNA contains:
- the kdd gene encoding L-erythro-3,5-diaminohexanoate dehydrogenase, producing the protein MDFRSGGHVYGLHRVIEPEGSLPQAAQRLDNETGAYDNEIVIDVHTLNVDSASFHQIVGEVGRDEVAVAQRIRSIVAERGKMQNPVTGSGGMLLGEVRALGPNYEGPVEVNVGDKIATLVSLTLTPLDLDSVDKVYLDADQVDVTGTAYLWPSSPLVRMPDDMPERLALSALDVCGAPAQTKRLVEGAERVLVLGMGKSGMICAAAARDAMGDAGLVCGFDLRDDNLVAMKEAGIVDDYRCGNAKNPVEVLELAQEMASGELFDVVINTCNVSDTEMAAILPCKDRGKVYFFNMATSFAKAALGCEGVGKDVDLLIGNGYAHGHAQMTLDLVRKFDVVRERIEALLEA; encoded by the coding sequence ATGGATTTTCGTAGTGGCGGACATGTGTATGGCCTGCATCGCGTCATCGAGCCGGAGGGCTCTTTGCCGCAGGCGGCGCAGCGTCTCGACAACGAGACGGGCGCCTACGACAACGAGATCGTCATCGACGTGCACACGTTGAACGTCGACTCGGCGAGCTTCCACCAGATCGTGGGTGAGGTCGGGCGCGACGAGGTGGCGGTGGCGCAGCGGATTCGCTCCATCGTCGCCGAGCGCGGCAAGATGCAGAACCCGGTGACCGGCAGCGGCGGGATGCTGTTGGGCGAGGTGCGCGCGCTGGGCCCGAATTACGAGGGCCCGGTCGAGGTGAACGTGGGCGACAAGATCGCCACGCTGGTCAGCCTGACGCTGACCCCGCTCGACCTCGACAGCGTCGACAAGGTCTACCTCGACGCCGACCAGGTCGACGTGACCGGCACGGCCTACCTATGGCCGAGCTCGCCGCTGGTGCGCATGCCCGACGATATGCCCGAGCGCCTGGCGCTGTCGGCGCTCGACGTGTGCGGCGCGCCGGCGCAGACGAAGCGCCTGGTCGAGGGCGCCGAGCGCGTGCTCGTGCTCGGCATGGGCAAGTCGGGGATGATCTGCGCGGCGGCCGCGCGCGACGCCATGGGCGACGCGGGGCTGGTGTGCGGCTTCGACCTTCGCGACGACAACCTCGTGGCCATGAAAGAGGCCGGCATCGTCGACGACTACCGCTGCGGCAACGCCAAGAACCCGGTCGAGGTGCTCGAGTTGGCCCAGGAGATGGCCTCGGGAGAGCTTTTCGACGTGGTCATCAACACCTGCAACGTCTCCGACACCGAGATGGCCGCCATCCTACCGTGCAAAGACCGCGGTAAGGTCTACTTCTTCAACATGGCGACGAGCTTCGCCAAGGCCGCGCTCGGCTGCGAGGGCGTGGGGAAGGACGTCGATTTGTTGATCGGCAACGGGTATGCGCATGGTCATGCGCAGATGACGCTCGATCTCGTTCGCAAGTTCGACGTGGTGAGGGAGAGGATTGAGGCGTTGTTGGAGGCGTAG